GAACTGCACTATCCAGTTGTAATGCTTTGAAAAATCGGAATTCTTATCCATCTTACCACTATCACCAATATGGTTATTTGATAACAATGGCATTCTTtcatcaacttcttctGCATTCGAATGTAGATCAGTATTGGTGTTCGAGGTAACTTCTTGGTTGCCTGTATCCCTTACCtgattaatattttctccACGATCTTGGCTAGGCAACGGGTtgtcttcatcattttgACTACTAGCATACCGAACACTAGAATTAGGTGCATCATTTACtgctttattttttgtaccAAATAAACCTAAAGATAATGCGACGATTAAACAGCCTGAGAATATACTCAAAGGATACGTCCCTGTCAGTGTGAAATCAGATTTAGCCATTCTTAGAGTAATATACAGCTGCATTAACCAAGCTATGATGAATATTTGGTTGATAGCTACAGTTTTGTAACTTTCAGTTGGATTTAACCTTTCTGCTAAAGTAACAATGAGATAGTTAACAGTAACAAATAGCAGGAACAGTCCAGTTAGAGGAGTTCTATAATCGGCGGAATACACAAACGGATTGAAGCTATTCAGAGACTTTGTAAGCagtaacaaaaaaacaacagaCAATCCGAGAGACAACAATAATCTCAATTGCACTAGACGTGATCTTTCAAGCCTTCTACGTTTATCCAGATGTGCCTTCATCATTAACAAAATAGGACCAACAATTAGCATGAAAATATCAGCGTAAAATAAATGCTTTgtatcaacaacaacaaagaaCAAACCCAACAAGTCAAAAAATACAGCAGGGTTGGATGAAGATTTTTTGATTAGCTTCTCGTTGCTGATATATATAGCGAGCTGAAGAGATTGATTAAGCATTGACCACAAAGATTCTTTAGATGTGTACTGTATTGAATCTTTTGCTGTGTGATAATAATCTCTGGGTTTGTAAAATGAAATGTCCCACCCTTTTAGTCCATATTCATCATACACCTTATAGTCTGTTTGACTTCCGATATAACGACTGTTAAATCCTTGCTGGAATATAGAGTTACCAAACGGACGGCTCTTTACTGCTTTCTTATATATCTCGGCAGTTTCTACGTTAGATGTTCTGAAAAGGACTGCACGATCTCCAGCACCCATCCCTTCTAAGTTAATGAAATACTCAATGTCTCTAATCCAAGGATGATAAGTAAATGCATATGCGCCAAGTAAACCAAACTCTTCATTGttattaaaattaaaaattacTGAACGTTTTGGTTGAGAGCTCGAAAAATGGTTTAGTAATGAAAGCATAGTGGCTATACCTTTGCCATCATCAGTTGCTCCATAGGAAGTAGGTACCGAATCAAAATGTCCTGATATTAAGAGAGCAGGTAGCTCATTGTTGGATCCCACGACTTTAACAATAATGTTAGAGGATTCATAATATACAACCCGTGAAACCTTCGATGTACTGTTAAAGACATCTGGTTGGTGAAACAGTATTGATGACTTGTTTCTATagtcatcatcaatatatatgttaTCATTGCTCCTGGTGATATTCTTAACTCTCtgtaataaaaaatcatgGACAACATCATTGTTCCTTGAGCTGTAAGGATGCGGCGATTGAGTTATAACTTGTAGGTCTGACCATGCCTGTTCTAGGAGGTTGCGACGTAACTTATCGCTTGTGGCATTAGGTAAATCAAGCTTGTACCTGCTCCTATCGAATACTAACAGTGCTATGATGATTGCATATGTGATTATCAGTAAAATGCTGAAGTTGGTCTTCCTAAACCGGAATATAGCCCGAAGAAGTGCCTTGAATCGCATAAATCTCTTCTCAACGTGTTGATATGTTGCCCTTATATTAAAACGAATAACTATTACAGAATCTGACACTTGAAATTAAAGGATTTAAATACTTTATCCTCtcatttcatttaataATTCAGGTCATCCCGGattgtttatattttggtttAATATGTTCTGTCCCTTGAAGCTTTCTGCGCTGCTTTCTAGCTCATGTCAAATTGGCCTAAAGAAAATTGACATTAATACAAAAATGTTGCATATAGAAGAGGAAGGTAGTACGATTAtatgaataaaatatgttctgaatatcaaaattttaaggatttacaatatatatgttGGACAGGTAGATAGATATGTGCGCGATTCTTGTTTTCAGATCGTGAGCCTTTTCATTCTATTATCACATTTCCAACCTTGATGAAAGCAAACgttatattctttttccCTTTTTTGTATACCTCTGTAGCAAC
This is a stretch of genomic DNA from Nakaseomyces glabratus chromosome M, complete sequence. It encodes these proteins:
- the PFF1 gene encoding Pff1p (CAGL0M01936g~Ortholog(s) have cytosol, fungal-type vacuole membrane localization) — encoded protein: MRFKALLRAIFRFRKTNFSILLIITYAIIIALLVFDRSRYKLDLPNATSDKLRRNLLEQAWSDLQVITQSPHPYSSRNNDVVHDFLLQRVKNITRSNDNIYIDDDYRNKSSILFHQPDVFNSTSKVSRVVYYESSNIIVKVVGSNNELPALLISGHFDSVPTSYGATDDGKGIATMLSLLNHFSSSQPKRSVIFNFNNNEEFGLLGAYAFTYHPWIRDIEYFINLEGMGAGDRAVLFRTSNVETAEIYKKAVKSRPFGNSIFQQGFNSRYIGSQTDYKVYDEYGLKGWDISFYKPRDYYHTAKDSIQYTSKESLWSMLNQSLQLAIYISNEKLIKKSSSNPAVFFDLLGLFFVVVDTKHLFYADIFMLIVGPILLMMKAHLDKRRRLERSRLVQLRLLLSLGLSVVFLLLLTKSLNSFNPFVYSADYRTPLTGLFLLFVTVNYLIVTLAERLNPTESYKTVAINQIFIIAWLMQLYITLRMAKSDFTLTGTYPLSIFSGCLIVALSLGLFGTKNKAVNDAPNSSVRYASSQNDEDNPLPSQDRGENINQVRDTGNQEVTSNTNTDLHSNAEEVDERMPLLSNNHIGDSGKMDKNSDFSKHYNWIVQFLCIVPISSFIFLFSLDYTLDAIHKMVQETTDDVQLICIIITIGVILLALPILPFISKLNYQSSVIIAIIGVLLFGKSLVMQPFSEIAPLKVRFLQTVNQHDISKSSVSLFTAKDTPIKEMIYDLPSVKSQSTLVNCTVFGGSKICDYYGLPPNLVDSEGNRQNKNLMKIEVLKNDNNDTQRSPYAPLSAEIKINVSENRVCSLAFWSQSSKQSPVKKFSVIKSNNNNTNSVSNSIKYADGIDEVLIHKLDFNGAHHFSIEWLPNIPFDLDYDPVIDGQGDNNIEITVACFTGEADSLSVVNGHPLKKIPAFDEVVKYSPKWYTFTNRDRGLVVIKDKIQL